ATCGTAAGCAATCCACCCGCCACCGCGAACAGCATCCACGTTGCGAGCGCTTCGCGCCATGGCACGTCGATCAGCATCCACACCAGGACGCCGTAGCTCAGGACCATGCCCATGATCTCCATACCGCGGCGCAGCGCCGCGTTGAGGACCACGCAGGCCGTCGTCCAAAGCAGAACACCGAAGAGGACGATCGCCCACATCAGATTCACGTAATAGAACGTCACCACTGACACTGCAGCATATTCGAGCGATGCGCAAATACGCTCACCACCCTTTCGGGGAGTCGCTCTCATGACCGATCAGATTCACTTCGACGATGGTGCGTCGTACGAGCGCTACATGGGGGTGTGGAGTCAACTGGTCGGTGAAGAGTTTCTCCGCTGGCTGGCGCCGGTCCCCGGTCGGCGCTGGCTCGACGTCGGCTGTGGCAACGGCGCCTTCACCGAGCTGATTGCGACGCGGTGCGCTCCCGCCGCCGTGCACGGCATCGATCCGTCGGAGGCGCAACTCGACTTCGCGCGCACACGGCCGGCGTTAGGTGACGCCGACCTGCGTGAGGGAGATGCCATGGCGCTTCCATACCCGAACGACAGCGTCGACGTCGCGCTGATGCCGCTGGTCATCTTCTTTGTACCGGACCCGGCTGCGGGTGTGGCCGAGATGGCGCGCGTGGTGGCGCCGGGTGGGCTGGTGGCCGCGTATGCGTGGGACATGTACGGCGGTGGGCTTCCCTACCATGTGCTGCAGCGGGAACTGCGTGAGCTTGGCGTCGTCGTACCGTCACCGCCCAGTCCCGAGGCCTCGCGACCCGAGATCATGCACGATCTGTGGCGCGGGGCAGGGTTGGTCGAGGTCGAGACCCGAGAGCTCACGGTGGAGCGCCGCTTCGCTTCGTTCGACGAGTACTGGGACATCGTTGCGGGATGGGCGACCTTCCGTCGGATGTTGGACGCGATGGCGCCCGAGACCACGGCGCGACTGCAGGATCGTCTGCGCGAATGCCTCCCCGCCGACGCCGACGGGAGCATCACCTACGCGGCGAGGGCCAACGCGGTGAAAGGCCGGGTGTCGCCGCGCGACTCATCGACGGGTTGAGCGTGCGACTGACGCCGGCGACACTGCGAGATGCGGTGTGCGACCTCTGTGCCCGTGACGACGCGCTGGCGCGTCTCGTGCTGCAGTACGGGGAGCCGCCACTGTGGGAGCGCGCCGAGGGATTCGTCACGCTGGTGCGGGTGATTCTCGAGCAGCAGGTGTCACTCGAGTCGGCGGCCACGCTCTTCGCGCGGCTCGATGCGTCGGTGCCCGGCGGCATGCAGCCCGAGCCAATCCTGACGCTGGGCGTTGACGGACTCCGTGCGCTCGGCCAGACGCGACAGAAGGCCGCGTATCTCGTGGCGTTGGCGCAGCACGTGACCGACGGCCGACTCGATCTCCAGGCGCTCCCGACGCTGCCCGATGACGAAGTGCTCGTCGCGCTCGAGCGCGTGCCGGGAATCGGACCGTGGACGGCCCAGGTGTACTTGTTGTTCTCGCTCGGGCGTCCTGATGCGTGGCCACCTGGTGACTTGGCGCTTCACAAGGCGCTGAAAGCTGCGTACGAGCTTGAGCGGGTGCCGTCGAGTCGTGAGGCGTCGGCGTTGGCCGCGATCTGGTCACCATGGCGCGCGGTGGCCGCGCGCATTTTGTGGCACGCCTATCTCACGCAACGCGGCCGTTCGGTGCCCTGACACGGGCACTACGCGCTGCGCAGCTCGGCCATCTGCGCGGCGTGACGAGCATCATGGTGCGCCGTGAGTTCCACCCACGAACGCAGCGTGAGCGGGCCGAGGAACGGATGCGGAAAGGCCACGCCGTCGAGTACCGCATCGTCGGTCGTGGAAAAGGCGACCAGCAACGCCTCGCGGGACGCCTGCAGTTGCGCCACGGCGGCGTCGGCGTCGAGCGTGCCGGTCGGGCGCACGCGCTCGGGGGCTTCCACCTTGGCAGTGCGCTCGCGGACCCACCCGATCGTGCGCTCGGTCAGCAACGCGGACTGGAGTTCCTCGGGCGTCGCGGTGCGCGGCATCTCGCCGCTCTTGGCGATCATGCGCGCTACACTCCCTTCCACGCGGGCGCAGTGTTCGATGATCTGTGCGGCCGACCAGCCGCCTTCACCTTCGCCGGCGGACGTGGCGCGGAGCTCCGCCGGGATCGATTCGAACTGGGCGAGCAAATTGGCGCGCTCGTGGTGCAGGAGCGCACGCAGGGCGGCGGCGGAGTCGGTGGGCTGAGTCATACCGCTAACGTATCGCGGGGCGCGGGGGTCCGCACGGGGCGCCCGCGTTCATCTTGCCGACGCCCGTACCG
This region of Gemmatimonas groenlandica genomic DNA includes:
- a CDS encoding class I SAM-dependent methyltransferase; translation: MTDQIHFDDGASYERYMGVWSQLVGEEFLRWLAPVPGRRWLDVGCGNGAFTELIATRCAPAAVHGIDPSEAQLDFARTRPALGDADLREGDAMALPYPNDSVDVALMPLVIFFVPDPAAGVAEMARVVAPGGLVAAYAWDMYGGGLPYHVLQRELRELGVVVPSPPSPEASRPEIMHDLWRGAGLVEVETRELTVERRFASFDEYWDIVAGWATFRRMLDAMAPETTARLQDRLRECLPADADGSITYAARANAVKGRVSPRDSSTG
- a CDS encoding DinB family protein, producing the protein MTQPTDSAAALRALLHHERANLLAQFESIPAELRATSAGEGEGGWSAAQIIEHCARVEGSVARMIAKSGEMPRTATPEELQSALLTERTIGWVRERTAKVEAPERVRPTGTLDADAAVAQLQASREALLVAFSTTDDAVLDGVAFPHPFLGPLTLRSWVELTAHHDARHAAQMAELRSA
- a CDS encoding DNA-3-methyladenine glycosylase family protein, with protein sequence MRLTPATLRDAVCDLCARDDALARLVLQYGEPPLWERAEGFVTLVRVILEQQVSLESAATLFARLDASVPGGMQPEPILTLGVDGLRALGQTRQKAAYLVALAQHVTDGRLDLQALPTLPDDEVLVALERVPGIGPWTAQVYLLFSLGRPDAWPPGDLALHKALKAAYELERVPSSREASALAAIWSPWRAVAARILWHAYLTQRGRSVP